The Deltaproteobacteria bacterium genome includes a window with the following:
- a CDS encoding polymer-forming cytoskeletal protein, which produces MLGKNKTKGNRVNSFLGEDTIFRGEVQTKGTLRVDGEFDGTLQADTVIVGEKARIKGKIVAKSVIVNGRIEANSIDAKSVTIQTKGQVYGEVRTLNIVIFEGGIFEGKCIKAKENNIEINGNQKDLSDNQVSNNLSKVGKT; this is translated from the coding sequence ATGCTTGGAAAAAATAAGACTAAAGGCAATAGAGTGAATTCTTTCCTGGGAGAAGATACAATTTTTAGAGGAGAGGTTCAAACCAAAGGCACTCTACGGGTTGATGGAGAATTTGATGGCACACTTCAAGCAGACACTGTTATTGTTGGTGAAAAAGCAAGGATAAAAGGGAAAATAGTGGCGAAATCCGTGATTGTTAACGGCAGAATTGAGGCAAATAGCATTGATGCTAAGTCTGTTACTATTCAAACCAAGGGTCAAGTATACGGTGAGGTGAGAACACTAAATATTGTTATTTTTGAAGGTGGCATTTTTGAAGGAAAATGCATAAAAGCTAAAGAAAACAATATTGAGATCAACGGCAATCAAAAAGATTTGTCAGACAATCAGGTCTCAAACAACCTTTCTAAAGTTGGAAAAACATAG